One Glycine max cultivar Williams 82 chromosome 3, Glycine_max_v4.0, whole genome shotgun sequence DNA window includes the following coding sequences:
- the LOC100818207 gene encoding eukaryotic translation initiation factor 1A, with the protein MPKNKGKGGKNRKRGKNEADDEKRELVFKEDGQEYAQVLRMLGNGRCEAMCIDGTKRLCHIRGKMHKKVWIAAGDIILVGLRDYQDDKADVILKYMPDEARLLKAYGELPDTTRLNEGIGAGLDEEDDATANDYIEFEDEDIDKI; encoded by the coding sequence ATGCCGAAGAACAAGGGAAAGGGAGGTAAGAACAGGAAGAGGGGAAAGAACGAGGCGGACGACGAGAAGCGGGAGCTGGTGTTCAAGGAGGACGGGCAGGAGTACGCGCAGGTGCTCCGGATGCTGGGGAACGGGCGGTGCGAGGCGATGTGCATCGACGGGACGAAGAGGCTCTGCCACATCCGCGGGAAGATGCACAAGAAGGTGTGGATCGCCGCCGGAGACATCATCCTGGTTGGACTCAGGGACTACCAGGACGACAAGGCTGACGTCATCCTCAAGTACATGCCCGACGAGGCCAGGCTCCTCAAGGCCTACGGCGAGCTCCCCGATACCACTCGCCTCAACGAGGGCATCGGCGCCGGCTTGGACGAGGAGGACGACGCCACCGCCAACGACTACATCGAGTTCGAGGATGAGGATATTGATAAAATCTAA
- the LOC100818740 gene encoding BTB/POZ domain-containing protein POB1, whose product MKDFNSDLFDPGTVMDSSSSDYSRSASSSDADFGFAFNDSNFSDRILRIEIMGDPVEARPDSDGCTTIADWARHRKRRREDIKKDNVVDLTLLPDEQILNGNQPDMDDFVPSENQDEDAVAMVEEPPSGDEAANSNDSNWNMDCSAVVRVRTLHISSPILAAKSPFFYKLFSNGMRESEQRHVALRINASEEAALMELLNFMYSNTLSITSPPALLDVLMAADKFEVASCMRYCSRLLRNIPMTPESALLYLELPSTVLMADAVQPLTVAAKQYLASRYKDITKFQEEVMGLPLAGIEAILSSDELQVASEDAVYDFVLKWVRTQYPKLEERREVLGTRLARLIRFPYMTCRKLKKVLTCNDFDHDVASKLVLEALFFKAEAPHRQRILAAESASFNRLFVERAYKYRPVKVVEFELPRQQCVVYLDLKREECANLFPSGRVYSQAFHLGGQGFFLSAHCNMDQQSSFHCFGLFLGMQEKGSVSFAVDYEFAARSRPTEEFVSKYKGNYVFTGGKAVGYRNLFAIPWTTFMAEDSLYFINGALHLRAELTIRH is encoded by the exons ATGAAAGATTTCAATTCGGATCTATTCGACCCGGGAACGGTGATGGACTCTTCCTCCTCCGATTACTCTCGCAGTGCTTCCTCTTCCGACGCCGATTTCGGGTTCGCTTTCAATGACAGTAATTTCTCCGACAGGATCCTCCGAATCGAGATCATGGGGGACCCCGTCGAGGCCCGACCCGATTCCGACGGTTGCACCACTATCGCCGACTGGGCTCGCCACCGCAAGAGGAGGCGCGAGGATATCAAGAAGGATAacg TTGTTGATCTTACTTTATTGCCTGACGAGCAAATTTTGAACGGGAATCAGCCTGATATGGATGATTTTGTACCCTCCGAGAATCAAGATGAAGATGCGGTTGCAATGGTTGAAGAACCCCCTTCAg GTGATGAGGCGGCAAATAGCAATGATTCAAATTGGAATATGGATTGCTCTGCAGTTGTGAGAGTTAGAACACTACACATCAGTTCTCCTATCTTGGCTGCTAAAAGTCCTTTCTTCTACAAG CTTTTTTCAAATGGAATGAGGGAGTCGGAGCAGAGGCATGTTGCCCTAAGAATTAATGCTTCTG AGGAAGCTGCTCTTATGGAGCTTCTGAATTTCATGTATAGTAATACCTTGAGCATTACTTCACCCCCTGCTTTATTGGATGTGTTGATGGCTGCTGACAAATTTGAAGTTGCTTCCTGTATGAGATACTGTAGCCGATTATTGCGGAATATACCTATGACACCTGAGTCTGCATTGCTTTACCTTGAGCTTCCTTCTACTGTCTTAATGGCTGATGCAGTTCAACCATTGACTGTTGCAGCAAAGCAGTATCTTGCCAGTCGATACAAAGATATAACAAA GTTCCAGGAAGAGGTTATGGGCTTGCCTCTAGCTGGAATAGAAGCAATATTGTCTAGTGACGAACTTCAGGTTGCATCAGAGGATGCGGTATATGACTTTGTGTTGAAGTGGGTTCGAACACAGTACCCGAAActagaagagagaagagaagtcCTGGGTACACGACTTGCCCGTTTAATTCGCTTCCCTTACATGACCTGTCGAAAACTTAAGAAGGTCTTAACCTGCAATGACTTTGACCATGATGTTGCATCCAAGCTTGTACTCGAAGCCCTCTTTTTCAAGGCTGAGGCTCCACACCGCCAGCGGATACTAGCTGCTGAGTCTGCTTCCTTCAATCGACTTTTTGTGGAGCGGGCATACAAGTATCGCCCTGTTAAGGTGGTGGAATTTGAACTTCCCCGGCAGCAGTGTGTGGTTTACTTGGATCTGAAGCGGGAGGAATGTGCCAATTTGTTCCCATCTGGCCGAGTATATTCGCAGGCATTCCATTTAGGCGGACAAGGGTTTTTCTTATCAGCACATTGCAACATGGACCAACAGAGCTCTTTCCATTGCTTTGGCCTGTTTTTAGGAATGCAGGAAAAGGGCTCTGTTAGCTTTGCCGTTGACTATGAATTTGCTGCGAGGTCAAGACCAACAGAGGAATTTGTTAGCAAGTACAAAGGCAATTATGTATTCACTGGGGGAAAGGCCGTTGGGTATAGAAACTTGTTTGCAATTCCATGGACAACGTTCATGGCTGAAGATAGTCTTTACTTTATCAATGGTGCACTCCACCTTAGAGCTGAGCTCACCATCAGACACTGA
- the LOC100813037 gene encoding GDSL esterase/lipase At4g01130 isoform X1 — protein MIPKVSADFFVIVTIVLLCLFSLSHSECNFKAIFNFGDSNSDTGGFYAAFPGESGPYGMTYFKKPAGRASDGRLIIDFLAQALGLPFLSPYLQSIGSDYKHGANYATMASTVLMPNTSLFVTGISPFSLAIQLNQMKQFKTKVEEKVEQGIKLPSSDIFGNSLYTFYIGQNDFTFNLAVIGVGGVQEYLPQVVSQIVATIKELYNLGGRTFMVLNLAPVGCYPAFLVEFPHDSSNIDDFGCLISYNNAVLNYNNMLKETLKQTRESLSDASVIYVDTHSVLLELFQHPTSHGLQYGTKACCGYGGGDYNFDPKVSCGNTKEINGSIMPATTCNDPYNYVSWDGIHSTEAANKLITFAILNGSFSDPPFIFQEHCDLQPIG, from the exons ATGATTCCAAAGGTATCTGCCGATTTCTTTGTCATTGTCACAATTGTGTTGCTTTGCTTGTTCAGTTTAAGTCACAGTGAATGTAATTTCAAGGCAATTTTCAACTTTGGGGATTCAAATTCAGATACAGGTGGTTTTTATGCTGCTTTTCCTGGTGAGTCTGGCCCTTATGGAATGACTTACTTTAAGAAACCAGCAGGCAGGGCTTCAGACGGAAGACTCATTATTGATTTTCTTG CTCAAGCTCTTGGATTGCCATTTTTGAGTCCATATCTGCAATCAATTGGATCTGATTATAAACATGGGGCCAACTATGCTACAATGGCATCCACCGTGCTTATGCCTAATACTTCTTTGTTTGTCACTGGTATCAGTCCTTTTTCCCTTGCTATCCAACTCAACCAAATGAAGCAATTCAAAACCAAAGTTGAGGAAAAAGTTGAGCAAG GAATCAAACTTCCTTCATCAGACATATTTGGAAATTCTCTTTACACATTCTACATTGGCCAAAATGATTTTACTTTCAACTTAGCAGTCATTGGCGTAGGTGGAGTACAAGAGTACCTCCCTCAAGTTGTTTCACAAATTGTTGCCACCATTAAG GAGCTATATAATCTTGGAGGACGTACATTTATGGTTCTTAATCTTGCACCAGTTGGGTGTTACCCTGCATTCTTGGTGGAGTTTCCTCATGATAGTTCAAACATTGATGATTTTGGATGTTTGATTTCTTACAACAATGCGGTACTGAACTATAATAACATGTTGAAAGAGACATTGAAGCAAACCAGAGAAAGTCTTTCTGATGCTTCTGTCATCTATGTGGACACCCATTCTGTCTTGTTGGAGCTTTTCCAACATCCCACTTCTCATG GGCTTCAATATGGTACAAAAGCGTGTTGTGGATACGGAGGGGGTGACTACAACTTCGATCCAAAAGTTTCTTGCGGCAATACCAAAGAGATAAATGGAAGCATAATGCCAGCTACAACCTGTAATGATCCCTACAACTATGTCAGTTGGGATGGGATCCATTCCACAGAAGCTGCAAACAAGCTTATTACCTTTGCCATTCTCAATGGATCTTTTTCTGATCCCCCTTTCATATTTCAGGAACACTGTGATCTTCAACCTATAGGTTGA
- the LOC100813037 gene encoding GDSL esterase/lipase At4g01130 isoform X2: MIPKVSADFFVIVTIVLLCLFSLSHSECNFKAIFNFGDSNSDTGGFYAAFPGESGPYGMTYFKKPAGRASDGRLIIDFLAQALGLPFLSPYLQSIGSDYKHGANYATMASTVLMPNTSLFVTGISPFSLAIQLNQMKQFKTKVEEKVEQGIKLPSSDIFGNSLYTFYIGQNDFTFNLAVIGVGGVQEYLPQVVSQIVATIKELYNLGGRTFMVLNLAPVGCYPAFLVEFPHDSSNIDDFGCLISYNNAGFNMVQKRVVDTEGVTTTSIQKFLAAIPKR, from the exons ATGATTCCAAAGGTATCTGCCGATTTCTTTGTCATTGTCACAATTGTGTTGCTTTGCTTGTTCAGTTTAAGTCACAGTGAATGTAATTTCAAGGCAATTTTCAACTTTGGGGATTCAAATTCAGATACAGGTGGTTTTTATGCTGCTTTTCCTGGTGAGTCTGGCCCTTATGGAATGACTTACTTTAAGAAACCAGCAGGCAGGGCTTCAGACGGAAGACTCATTATTGATTTTCTTG CTCAAGCTCTTGGATTGCCATTTTTGAGTCCATATCTGCAATCAATTGGATCTGATTATAAACATGGGGCCAACTATGCTACAATGGCATCCACCGTGCTTATGCCTAATACTTCTTTGTTTGTCACTGGTATCAGTCCTTTTTCCCTTGCTATCCAACTCAACCAAATGAAGCAATTCAAAACCAAAGTTGAGGAAAAAGTTGAGCAAG GAATCAAACTTCCTTCATCAGACATATTTGGAAATTCTCTTTACACATTCTACATTGGCCAAAATGATTTTACTTTCAACTTAGCAGTCATTGGCGTAGGTGGAGTACAAGAGTACCTCCCTCAAGTTGTTTCACAAATTGTTGCCACCATTAAG GAGCTATATAATCTTGGAGGACGTACATTTATGGTTCTTAATCTTGCACCAGTTGGGTGTTACCCTGCATTCTTGGTGGAGTTTCCTCATGATAGTTCAAACATTGATGATTTTGGATGTTTGATTTCTTACAACAATGCG GGCTTCAATATGGTACAAAAGCGTGTTGTGGATACGGAGGGGGTGACTACAACTTCGATCCAAAAGTTTCTTGCGGCAATACCAAAGAGATAA